The Helicobacter cetorum MIT 00-7128 region GCTTATGTGGTTATATGCAACGAGAATAACTCCATGAATCAATAAGATATTAAGCTGTTTTTTATATTTTTCATACTTTAATGTTTTTTTAATTTTGAAACTTTAAAAAGTTATTATATAAAGTAGAACCTTTGCAAGATTTATCATTAAGTGTCGGTCTTGCTGATATTGGCGCTAATTATAAGACTATTAAGAAGAAGTAAAATTTTAATATATTATCTATTAAAATTTAATATGTTTATCAAACTCTCAAACACTTAGCGCACAAAGGGTGGCAATCTTCATGGGGGTTGCTTAAAGAAAGATTACGCATATTATAGGTTAGTTGGATAGACGGAGTTGCATCATCTAAGCTATACCCCCCCTCAAAGAAAATGTGTCTATAGCTTTTAATGTGTAAATCATCAAAGCCATGGGTTAAGTCAATTTCTTCGCCCTCCATAACCATGTTGCGATACACTTTTTGATTGGCTACGCCCATATGCTCTGGATTGATAGATAAAAACCACTTGATTTTTGCATGTTCTAAAGTAAGCACTCCTCCTACACAATCAGGTTGCTCCATATCTAGGGTATTATCCAAAACATCTCCAAATAAATACAATAATGCATCAAAAATATGAACTCCAACATTAGTGGCTAACCCACCACTTCTATCTATATCCGCTTTCCATGATGAAAAATACCATTTCCCACGCACCGTAATATAGGTGAGCGTAATATCAAAAACTTTATTGGGGTTTTTCTCTAATTCTTGTTTAATTTTTTCTTTTAGCATCATTACGCTTGGGTGCAAGCGTAATTGTAAGATACTAAAAACTTTTTTTTGATACTTTTTTTCTAGGTCTTTTAAATCTTGTATTTCGCTAGGGTCTAAAACTAAAGGTTTTTCACAAATGACATTCAAACCATGTTGCAAACCAAAACGAATATAATCAAAATGTGTGTGATTAGGGGTGCAAACGCTTAAATAGTTTACTTCCTTACCCTCATTTTTAGACCTTTCTAAATAACTTTCTAATTCCTCAAGGCTTGTAAAAAATTCTGATTCTGGGAAATAGCTATCTAGTATCCCCGCACTATCATGAATGTCAAATGAACAATCTAAGGTAT contains the following coding sequences:
- a CDS encoding Gfo/Idh/MocA family protein, with product MLFAMIGSGGYIAPKHLEAIKETGHTLDCSFDIHDSAGILDSYFPESEFFTSLEELESYLERSKNEGKEVNYLSVCTPNHTHFDYIRFGLQHGLNVICEKPLVLDPSEIQDLKDLEKKYQKKVFSILQLRLHPSVMMLKEKIKQELEKNPNKVFDITLTYITVRGKWYFSSWKADIDRSGGLATNVGVHIFDALLYLFGDVLDNTLDMEQPDCVGGVLTLEHAKIKWFLSINPEHMGVANQKVYRNMVMEGEEIDLTHGFDDLHIKSYRHIFFEGGYSLDDATPSIQLTYNMRNLSLSNPHEDCHPLCAKCLRV